A genomic segment from Papilio machaon chromosome 10, ilPapMach1.1, whole genome shotgun sequence encodes:
- the LOC123721314 gene encoding uncharacterized protein LOC123721314: protein MPKCRACGKYTANADCVRCTKCANVYHRGCSGLPAGPIPLRFACPGCKAKNDVSSESSSPGDDIMAPGKGEAECTRMLSELIREVQGLRSDLKETRDEIKQFKADLQACCRRITSVEERVLEVEKKVATKTIDNVDHLENTIADLRIQLNDRDQELLLNDVEIAGLPEERNENVLHLVSVVAVKLGLTLEDRDIVHAERQGAVRRNRGDGEGAPQQPRPLVVRLARRAQRDALLRAARVRRGITTADMNIAGTPRKFYVNERLTRNNRQLFGKTREAASRLQWKYVWTKGGRIFARKEEGKAIERISSEEDIKKIFGS from the coding sequence ATGCCGAAGTGTCGTGCGTGTGGTAAATATACGGCGAATGCTGACTGTGTGCGTTGTACCAAGTGTGCAAATGTGTACCACCGCGGCTGCAGCGGCCTGCCTGCTGGCCCTATCCCTCTAAGGTTCGCTTGCCCTGGCTGCAAGGCCAAGAACGACGTCTCGTCAGAAAGCTCGAGCCCCGGTGATGACATAATGGCCCCCGGAAAAGGCGAGGCCGAATGTACCCGAATGCTCAGCGAGCTCATCCGGGAGGTCCAGGGACTTCGTAGCGACCTCAAGGAAACACGAGATGAGATAAAACAGTTTAAGGCCGATCTGCAAGCTTGCTGTAGACGTATAACTTCGGTCGAAGAAAGGGTTCtagaagtagaaaaaaaagttgccACTAAAACTATCGACAATGTTGATCACCTCGAGAATACGATAGCGGACCTGAGGATACAGTTGAATGATCGAGACCAAGAGCTGCTGCTGAATGATGTTGAAATAGCTGGACTACCTGAAGAGAGAAACGAGAACGTCCTACATCTCGTCAGCGTTGTAGCTGTAAAACTGGGGCTGACCCTAGAGGATCGCGACATCGTGCACGCGGAGCGGCAGGGCGCCGTGAGACGCAACCGCGGCGACGGTGAAGGCGCGCCGCAGCAACCGCGACCGCTCGTCGTGCGGCTGGCGCGCAGGGCTCAGCGCGACGCCTTGCTCCGCGCCGCGCGCGTCCGTCGCGGCATCACCACGGCCGACATGAACATTGCTGGGACGCCGAGGAAATTCTACGTCAACGAGCGACTCACGCGGAATAATCGGCAGCTGTTCGGTAAGACGCGCGAAGCGGCTTCCCGCTTGCAATGGAAGTACGTGTGGACAAAAGGTGGCCGAATATTCGCTAGGAAGGAAGAAGGTAAGGCTATTGAACGAATCAGTAGTGAagaagacattaaaaaaatttttggatCTTAA
- the LOC106708009 gene encoding cytosolic Fe-S cluster assembly factor NUBP2 homolog — protein sequence MLENVKSVILVLSGKGGVGKSTVSTQLALTLKERGFKVGLLDVDLCGPSVPYILNLENENIHQGTDGWVPVYLDKEQRLGVMSIGFLLKTRNDAVVWRGPKKTAMIKQFLEDVYWQDLDFLVIDTPPGTSDEHITVMENLRQIPQCSAIIVTTPQEVAIEDVRKEITFCRKTGIPILGIIENMSGYQCPTCNECTNIFSSGGGKSLAEISKLQFLGCLPIDVRVGKLAGQGLAAVKELPDSTTSKVFNDLVTVLAESIQNGS from the exons atgttaGAAAACGTTAAATCAGTAATTCTAGTGTTATCAGGAAAAGGCGGAGTTGGTAAATCAACAGTAAGCACGCAGTTGGCTCTTACTCTTAAGGAAAGAGGGTTTAAG gTTGGCCTCCTGGACGTGGATCTGTGCGGTCCAAGTGTAccgtatatattaaatttggaaaatgaaaatattcatcAAGGCACAGATGGTTGGGTGCCAGTTTATTTGGATAAAGAACAGAGATTGGGTGTTATGTCAATTGGGTTTCTTTTAAAGACTCGCAATGATGCTGTAGTTTGGAGGGGGCCGAAGAAAACGGCAATGATTAAGCAGTTTTTAGAAGATGTATATTGGCAAGATCTAGATTTTCTAGTAATTGACACTCCACCtg gTACCTCTGATGAGCATATAACAGTAATGGAAAATCTCCGACAAATACCTCAATGTTCAGCGATAATAGTAACCACTCCACAGGAAGTAGCCATTGAGGATGTCCGGAAGGAAATCACATTTTGTAGGAAAACTGGAATACCAATTCTTGGAATCATTGAGAATATGAGTGG gtaTCAATGCCCAACCTGTAATGAATGCACGAATATATTTTCAAGTGGTGGTGGTAAATCTTTAGCGGAGATATCCAAACTCCAGTTCCTCGGTTGTTTACCAATTGACGTTCGTGTTGGTAAACTTGCAGGGCAAGGTCTTGCTGCGGTCAAGGAATTACCAGATTCAACAACTAGTAAAGTGTTTAATGATTTAGTTACAGTATTGGCTGAATCTATACAAAATGGCTCATGA